A single window of Silurus meridionalis isolate SWU-2019-XX chromosome 11, ASM1480568v1, whole genome shotgun sequence DNA harbors:
- the drg1 gene encoding developmentally-regulated GTP-binding protein 1, with protein sequence MSLLAKIAEIENEMARTQKNKATAHHLGLLKARLAKLRRELITPKGGGGGGPGEGFDVAKTGDARIGFVGFPSVGKSTLLSNLAGVYSEVAAYEFTTLTTVPGVIRYKGAKVQLLDLPGIIEGAKDGKGRGRQVIAVARTCNLILIVLDVLKPLGHKKLIEHELEGFGIRLNKKPPNIGFKKKDKGGINFTTTCAQSELDGETVKSILAEYKIHNADITLRGDVTADDLIDVVEGNRVYIPCIYVLNKIDQISIEELDIIYKVPHCVPISAHHRWNFDDLLERIWDYLQLVRIYTKPKGQLPDYTAPVVLPDGRTSVEDFCLKIHKNLIKELKYALVWGSSVKHNPQKVGKDHVMEDEDVIQLVKK encoded by the exons ATGAGTTTACTGGCCAAAATCGCCGAAATCGAGAACGAG ATGGCTCGTACTCAGAAGAACAAGGCCACGGCGCATCACTTGGGCTTGCTGAAGGCTCGACTGGCCAAACTGCGCAGGGAGCTCATCACTCCTAAAGGAGGCGGTGGTGGCGGCCCCGGAGAAG gctttgATGTTGCAAAGACAGGAGACGCACGTATCGGCTTTGTGGGCTTCCCCTCCGTAGGTAAATCCACCCTGCTGAGCAACCTGGCTGGAGTATACTCCGAAGTGGCTGCTTACGAGTTCACTACACTGACTACAGTGCCGGGAGTAATCCGCTACAAAGGAGCCAAAGTTCAG CTATTGGATCTCCCAGGTATCATCGAAGGGGCCAAAGACGGTAAAGGTAGAGGACGACAAGTGATAGCAG TGGCTCGTACCTGCAACCTGATCCTGATCGTCCTGGACGTCCTGAAGCCTCTCGGACACAAGAAGCTGATCGAGCACGAGCTGGAAGGCTTCGGCATCCGCCTTAACAAGAAACCACCCAACATTGGCTTCAAGAAGAAGGACAAAGGAGGCATCAACTTCACCACAACT TGTGCGCAGAGCGAGCTTGATGGTGAAACAGTGAAGAGCATTCTGGCCGAGTATAAAATCCACAATGCGGATATAACGCTGAGGGGCGACGTGACTGCCGATGACCTCATAGATGTAGTGGAAGGAAACAG GGTTTACATCCCCTGCATTTACGTCTTGAACAAAATCGACCAGATCTCCATTGAAGAGCTGGACATTATCTACAAAGTCCCTCACTGCGTTCCGATCTCCGCTCACCACCGCTGGAACTTTGACGACCTGCTGGAGAGGATCTGGGATTACCTGCAGCTTGTACGCAT CTACACCAAGCCCAAGGGTCAGCTCCCTGACTACACAGCTCCTGTGGTCCTTCCTGACGGACGAACATCTGTCGAAGACTTTTGCCTTAAAATCCACAAAAACCTCATCAAGGAGTTGAAATA TGCTCTGGTGTGGGGCTCCTCTGTGAAACACAACCCTCAGAAAGTTGGCAAAGACCACGTGATGGAGGACGAGGACGTCATTCAGCTGGTCAAGAAGTAA
- the stard7 gene encoding stAR-related lipid transfer protein 7, mitochondrial, with translation MFKSVQCVPLCSISARAARLHGTPALRHSSGAAPHGRSEAPAWFQSFFTWLKRAERGFAETVPAKRKREGLLSILADHCGFVTGQRLRRALQIAELYSNLYSERSRWTLVGSIWRQLQNKQAPTGKLLAALAGLFLLEDEKIKDDEMRRCAWELQALEAVKQQASSGKASVQAESGWEIVMEKKTFKVWKRPVEGSHLFEYRVFGSYTDVTPRQFFNVQLDTEYRKKWDALVIKLEVVDRDLNTGSEVVHWATHFPYPMYSRDYVYVRRYEVDVENNLMVLVSRAVEHPAIPETQEFVRVHSYRSRMVIRPHKSFDENGFDYLLTYSDDPQTVFPRYCLSWMVSSGMPDFLEKLHTAALRAKNHEVGVHDYVGVTKQVQQASSERLEEDSHAAGSSHIYA, from the exons ATGTTCAAGTCCGTCCAGTGTGTTCCTCTGTGCAGCATCAGTGCTCGTGCTGCTCGTCTGCATGGCACACCTGCTCTCAGACACAGCAGTGGAGCAGCACCACATGGCAGGTCTGAGGCTCCTGCATGGTTCCAGTCTTTCTTCACATGGCTCAAGAGAGCAGAAAGAGGCTTTGCTGAGACCGTTCCTGCGAAGAGGAAGCGAGAAGGGCTGCTGTCCATCCTGGCTGACCACTGCGGCTTTGTGACCGGGCAGAGGCTGAGGCGAGCTTTGCAGATCGCAGAGCTCTACTCGAACCTGTACTCTGAGAGGAGCAGGTGGACGCTGGTGGGCAGCATTTGGCGCCAGCTGCAGAACAAACAAGCCCCGACTGGCAAACTGCTGGCCGCCCTTGCTGGGCTTTTCCTCTTGGAGGATGAGAAGATCAAAGACGATGAGATGAGGAG gtgtgcATGGGAGCTCCAGGCTCTGGAAGCTGTAAAGCAGCAGGCCTCTTCAGGAAAGGCGAGTGTTCAGGCTGAGAGTGGCTGGGAAATCGTAATGGAGAAAAAGACCTTTAAAGTGTGGAAGAGACCAGTTGAAGGAAGTCATCTTTTTGAGTACAGAG TATTCGGTTCCTACACTGATGTCACTCCCAGACAGTTTTTCAACGTTCAG TTGGACACTGAATACAGAAAGAAGTGGGATGCACTGGTGATCAAACTGGAAGTGGTGGACCGGGACCTGAACACAGGCTCAGAGGTTGTTCACTGGGCCACACATTTCCCT TATCCGATGTACTCCCGAGACTACGTGTATGTGCGCCGCTACGAAGTGGATGTAGAGAACAACCTGATGGTCCTGGTGTCCAG agctGTGGAGCATCCTGCCATTCCTGAGACACAGGAGTTTGTCCGAGTTCACTCCTATCGCTCAAGGATGGTCATCCGGCCCCACAAGTCCTTCGATGAG AATGGATTTGACTATCTGTTGACGTACAGTGACGACCCTCAGACAGTTTTCCCTCGTTACTGCCTGAGCTGGATGGTGtcgagtg GCATGCCTGATTTCCTGGAGAAGCTGCACACGGCTGCTCTCCGAGCAAAGAACCACGAAGTTGGCGTTCACGACTATGTCGGCGTTACGAAGCAGGTGCAGCAGGCGTCTTCTGAGAGGCTGGAGGAAGATTCGCATGCAGCAGGATCATCCCATATTTACGCCTGA